The stretch of DNA AGTTACGTGGAACAGTGAATGCACACCAGATATGTCAGTGATATGTGCTAAGGTCTTTATTGAGCACAAGTAGAAATAGGGAGGGCGTGTGACCTGCCTGGTCTGAGCTGATCCAGGGGTTGGTTCACAGGGCTACacagtgggcaggggaaggggtgtCTGGTGAGGAAGGCCCCCATCCTGGAAGCCTTGGGAACCTAAGGGCACTCTGCAGGGACCACACTCTTCTCCACAGTGCTCCCCTCGTGCGTGACCTGGCAGGTGTATCTGCTATGAGATTTCCACTGGCTCGGTGACAGGCTCAGGTAGCTGCTGGCCGCGTACTTGTTGTTGCTCTGTCTGGAGGGCTTGGTGGTCTCCACGCCCTTGGTGATGGGGGTGCCATCTTCCTTCCAGGCCACCGTCAAGCCGCTGGGGTAGAAGTCACTGATGAGGCACACCAGGGTGGCCTTGTTTGCGCTGAGCTCCTCACTGGAGGGTGGGAAGAGTGTGACCGAGGGGGCCGACTTGGGCAGacctgtggggtggggaggggcatgaGTCACATGGCATCAGGTGTCCATGGCTGAAGCTCCTACCTCAGTCCTGATGTGGGGAACAGCTCTGTCATGTCCATGGCTTGGGTCTCAAGGGCTCCAGCTGGCTGAGTTCAGGTCAGCCATGGGTAGGGTCACTCACCTTCTGTTGGAATGAATCTGACTGCCACATTCAGTAGTGTGTGGGTCCCTCCATGGCCTCAGACTCTCTTCCGGTCACATGTCCTCCTAATCCACACAGTCCTCCCCCTGGGACTTGGTGGCACTGGCTCTGAGACCAGCTTTCCCTTGTGATTCTGTCTGTCATGGACGTTGGCATCACTGCCATATCCGCCAGGTCCCTTACCTGGTTACCCTGTATCTAGTCTGTCCTTGTTGCAGGGCTGTGTTCCCATTTGAAAAGTAGGTTTCCTGCCCCCAGAGCCCCTCACACCATCATTGCAGCCTTGCCCACCTCCCAAcaggacccccacccccggccccgggGATGCTGAGTGGGTAAGAAGTGGGAGTTCCTGGAGCTGGATTACAGGGAGTCTTGTAAGATGGAGAGTTTTCAGGTGAGgtgaattttcagttttgaggTTAGGCCATGTCTGTTCTGAATGGTCTCCCTgttctttgaagtttatttggGTGTCTGTCTGTTTACCATTTCTGGAAGGCTGGCAGTCAACGTCCCTGTCACCTGTCCCTATCTGCGGACTCTGATCCATGTATCTGCTCATGGACCACACCTCCCTTAGAGGACACTCTCCTGAGACCTGTTCTGATCTTGGTGTCCTCACTGTTCCTCTAGAGGTGGGAAGTCCCAGTACCCTTGGGCCCTTCTCTTCTGACAACCTGTCTCCTCTTTCACCCCCTTGTCCCACTTCCACCTCCATGTCCCCAAGTCCCGAGACCAATGCTCTGCTCTCTGTGCTCCAGGCAGCCCTCCAGCTGGGACGAGCCAAAGACAGAATACTATGTCTGAATGTCCCCAGTATCCTTTTCACACCCCGTGGCCCTGCTAGCAGCCCAAGCTCCCCACTTCTTTGCCTTCACCCCTCAATTCTCCTTGGGCTCGCGGAACCCAATTTTAAGGATGGGCTATGTCTGTTTTGAAGGGTCTCCCTGTTCTGTGAAGTTTGCTGGGGGTCTGTCCATCGTTAGATTTCTGAGGTCTTGGCAAGACCTGTCACCTTTTCCTACCTGGAGACCCTGGCCCAACGTATCTATCTGCTCAGGAGGCTTTCCTGCGGTGGTGAAGGCATTTACTTTGCTGCCTGAGTGTCCTGAGACTGTCCTGTTGCTGGCTTCCTGAGTGTCCGTATGGAGCTGGAAGGCCCAGAACCCACAGCCCCCTTCTCCTGTgatgtccttcctttcttcctgaccCCCTTGTCCCACTTCCTTCTCCATGTCTCCAAGTACCGAGACCAAGGCTGTCCTCACTGTTCATCAGGCAGTTCTCTGCCTTGGATCCCCCAAGGATGGAAACCGGTGCCCGAGCCATCCCCAGAATCCTTCCCACACCTCACGGTCCCTCTGGCAGCAGGAACCCCTACTCATTTGCCCTTCACCCTCAATTCTCCTCGGACTCTTGGAGCCCAGAGACATTGAGTGGTGAGCTGACCATCCCTGAGTCCAGAGGAGAAGATTTCCTTGGGGAGAGAGCTGGAGTCACAGTGAGGCCTGAGTTCAGGTCTAGATTAGGAAGGGCTCACGGGGATGTCCCCTGTAGCCCTGAGCACTTCTGACAATATGGGGCCAGTGGAGGAGATAAGGGGCAGATAAAAGAGGCAAAACTTACAGACCCCACAGACCTTCAGCCCGAGCCCAGGTCACAatagaaagcagaagaaaatcacCTGAAATTGTATAGTGGAGccaaaagaggaggaaaggggagacTCACCGAGGACGGTCAGATGGGTCCCTCCGCCGAACAAAGCACACTGTGACACAGCCTGGAACACAAACCCTCTGTCAACCCCTCCACCCCTGACCCAGGCCCACCTGCAGCTGCACGGGAGGCCCAAAGCCCAGCCTTCTTGTCACGGGTGTTGGTCAGGCagatgggtgggtgatggggtTGACCCCTGGGGACCTGGAATTTCAGTTCCATGGAGGGTTCAGAATCCATCTATCCTCAGTcatggggaggggatggagagatGCTCTTTAGGTATGGCATCAGAATTCAGCTAACACCATGCTTAGGAAGGTGCTCTGTGCTCTCCTCAGTCTGTGTCAGGATGTCATTGTAGAAGGGGTGAGCAGGGGTGTTTCAGCACAGAGGTGATGGAGCTGGGAGCCCTTTGCAGAGTTGGGACTCATGGGGAGGCTCCTGGATATGCCACTGCATCATCTGCAGGGGAAACAGTGGAGGTTTGGGGTCAGGAATGGAAAGTATTGGGAGGAGAATCACGTTTCCCCCAGCACTTAGATCTCTCTCTTAGCCCCGATGTCCCGAATCACCGCCTTTGGCTGGTTCTTTAGGAAGGTAGCATGGTCACTGTTTAGTCCCTATCCTGAGCTGTGAGGGCAACTGTCATGGTATAGGGAGATGTGGGCTGAATATAAGCTGGATAGACGTGTTGGGCCCCTGGTGTGTGTGGATGCAGTCACTACATCCTATAGTTTTGCCCTGAGTGGAAATGTCGGAGTCTGTGCCTAGCCTTGAACTGACTGAGAATCACACATGGCCCACGTACAGGAGCATCACTAGCACAGGGTTCCCCCACCAAGCTGGAAAACATACTGTACCTCTGCACTGGACCTTCACATTGTGAGGAGGCTCTCTGACACCTATGGCCTTCTCCTGCATCCTTGCCTTAGGATGTCACCTGCAGAGCTCACAATAGGGGACACACAGGTCTGGCATCCTTCTTTCTTTGTCACATTGGCGCACTGAGCTAGAACTCTGACTGGCTTCCTCGATCTGCTCTCGATGAGTGCGTAAACACCCTTCCAGCTTCTCATGAGGTTTCTTGTCTCACTCCAGCACAAATAGAATCCCTGGAGCCTTCTATTGCTAGTGGCTGGCTCTGGTAGGGATGACAGAGATGGAATTGTCTCTGTTCATGTGATATCCTGGCTCCCTGTGCAGCACCTTCTACCCCAGCTCCTCCTGATCTTTCCATAGACATGCCCACCATGGCAGTGTTGTAAATGGACCAGTGTCTCTGTGATCATCATGAGTGTGCATGTATGTTTCTGTTTGTTGGGacctgtgtgtgtgcttgtgtgtgtgttatgatCAGATACTACACTGAACTCCTAAGTAGATGAGTCAGTTGAGAAACCTGTCAACAGCGCATTTCCAGAATCTGAGTCTTGATTTATAACAGACACCCTAGGCAGGTTAACGAAAGACAAATGATGGGCTCATGGGTTGGCCTGGCCTCGGAGGGGTCccagaaagcaaagctggagTCTGTTTCCCAGAGAACTTGGATGTAGTGTGAACCAAGAGACACTGGTGGGGTGAGATGCCAGCAGTGGGAGTGTGGGTGTGAGTGACCAGTGCCCAGGCAGGGGCTCCTATAGTGAGTGTGACAGGGAGTCTGTGGGCGGAGGACAGTCAGTGTTCCTGGGGAGGTAGGAGCAGGTGTTCtcatgagagagggaggaggctcTAGGTTGTGACAATTGGGAATGTCCACATGGGGTAGGAAACCAGGGAAAAGCTGGCACTGAGTGGGGGTCTATAGGAAGAGGAGAGTGGGAATATTCAGAGGAGGGCTTCTTGTAGATGGTGAGGTGCCAGGCCcagggagaaactgaggaatTATCCAAGAAATCCAGGGGATCTGGTATCAGTGAGGGAAGCTATGACTGGCAGTGTGTATGGTTAACACAAGAAGGAAAGCTAGAGACATTGTGGAGGATGGTCtctttaatttctgttgttttgatcTCCTGTCCAGGAGTATTGTGTGACAATTCTGGCTGAGAGCAAAATAACCCCTCATGAAACATGAGGACGCCTTCACTGGGCTCTTTTCCCAAGGCCAAAAGAATCCTGTTTTCCCCCAAAGATGGTTGAGTTCTGGACTGAAATGTTAAGCCCAAATTACCAGACAGCCTGAATTCTGATtgaataaagaacattttattgaGCATGATTGGGTGCTGGGAGGAGGGCTGGGATGATCCTGGTGCAAGGGGAATCCTTCCTGGAGGTCCTGTGGCTCTCAGCCCtttgagtggggaggggatgTCTTGACCTAAGAGCACTCCTCAGGGGCCACATTCTTCTCCATGGTGCTCCCCTTGTGCGTGAACTGGCAGGTGAATCTGCTGTGAGATTTTTACTTGTCAGGCAACAACCTCAGGTAGCTGCTGGCTGCATACTTGTTGTTCTGTTTGGAGGGGTTGGTGGTCTCCACGCCCTGTGTGACGGGGGTGCCGTCTGCCTTCCAGGCCACCGTCAAGCAGCTGGGGTAGAAGTCACTGATGAGGCACACCAGGGTGGCCTTGTTATTGCTGAGCTCCTCAAGGGAGGGTGGGATGAGGgtagggcagggaaggagggagaatgtGAGTTTCACCTAGGACCATCAGCCAGGTCCCtctgccaaaaacaaaacactgggaTACAGCGTAATACTAAAACCACCACGTGGAATCCGTCCCCAAACCCCTAGACCTCCGCCTGCAGCTGTGATGGAGGAAGGGGGGCACTGCTCCATGCTGGTGTCTGCTCAGTGGGAGAAAAAGGTCTTCCACCACTAGCAGATAACAGGTTTAAGGTCCCCAAGTGTGCAGCCAGAGGATGGTTGGAGTCAATTCTTCTAGAAGAAGTTGGTATCTCATCTGCTGTTTCTACCTGTGTCTCCTGGGATTTGAATGAGTTGTGGAGGGCCTCTGTGTCACCATGAGTAAGGATTTATCGAATGAAGAGGAAATCCCTTCTGTGTTTGTTCAAACAATCCTAATTCCTTGGAGAGACCATGAGGTGAGGGCAGAGGGTGGATCTTCCCTCCCACACCTTGCTCTGCAGGGAACAGCAGGTGGGCCTGTGTGTATAGGCCACTGGAAACTTCCTATGCCCCCAACCATCACTTCATAGAGCTCAGCCTTATTTTCCAAGGGGATGTCCTTGTTTGGGACTGTCCCATGTGAAGTCTGTCCTGGTCCTGTGGGATATGCCGGCCTGTTTCCAGGTGACTTTGGGAACAGCCCAAGCCAAACCCTTATCTAGTCCCATATTGGAAAGGATCCGCTGTGACTGTTGCCCTGCTTCATTCAAGGGGCTTAAATGCTGTCTGCCACGTAACGGAACTGGTATCAGTGACCACTTTCAGGCCTGGGGTGGGTAGGCACAGGTGAAATAGAATATGTTGTCCATCAGATAGCAGGAGCTATAGAGATCACCTGGGGTCTTGTGAGTGTACCCAGGAGCCACCTGAAGAGGCTCCGACTGGACTAATGTCCATAGATGCAGCTACATTTCCATGTGTATAGTGGACAACCCAATGCATTCCACCAGCCTATCTGGTCAATCCCAGCATGTACCAGGTCACCAAATAGAAATGAGTCAGCAGGGGAGGGCGGAGAGAGCCGGTCATCATCCTGTGAAGTAGGGAAGAGCAGGGAACAGtgcacatttcttcttttccctgcaCATGAAAGGCACTCCCCACATGGGTACGTGGCAGCCCTCCCAGGAGAAGGAGGacagaaatgaaatattgccatgaTGCACCCTTTCCATCTGATGGACGGAGTCATTGAACATCAAAGCAGCTAGTCCTACCTAAAAAGGTCCACTTGATGTGGGTCCTTTGATGCAAAGTAGCCAACTGTCCAGGGAGGTGATTCTGACGGTGTACAAACTGGACCTCCTGAAGGATCTGATGCCAGAAGCCCTTTGCAGGATGAGGAAGCAGAGTGGATGGCTCAGATACAACTCTGGGAGGTTGTGGCTGCATCCCCACCATGGGAGAGTCCCAGCACCAGCCGCTCAGCCCCTTAGTCCCTTCCTTGCAAGGAAAAGTAGAGTGATGGGGGATTCTTACAGACCCAACAGTCCTGAAGACACCCGACCCCCACAATCACagtgtcaaatgattttcaatactcagaaagagaaaaggaaatacccCCAAATAACAACAACATCAGCAGTGTAATTCCATGAATTCACTTGTGAAACTTTGAGGTCTTCATTGATGAGTATTTTGGTTGTTAAGGATTTACTCACAGTTTCTACATCGGTTTGATCATGCTACTTTAGTTTCTGTTTAGGCCTTTATCTTCTGGTACACAGATGAAACGTTATTGAGAAAAAGATATGATATCTGgaatttgtttccaaatattgcATAAGAGAgcaattattttgttgttgtgtcAGCATCATCAGGGAATTGATAGATTGGGACCTGGCTGCTGGGAACATGGAGTTATTCTtactcctctgtctccctattttggtgttttcatttttccttaatgcACATTTGGAAGAAACTTATAAGAAGAGATAATTAGTGTGGGGCAGTACCTGATGTGGGGTGATTTTGGCATTCTACAGAAGGGTCATGGACATGAGGTAGACCTGGGTGGCCTTCTCCCTCATTTAGGCCTTAGCATTCGGATCCATGACATGTGGCCAGCAGGTGCTGTGGGATACTACCATCCctaattttccttcttcctcttagGTTTCTCAAGGGCAGGAGTGGCTGGGATAAAACTCTAAGGAGTCCCATGTCTGTCCCATTGTGATCTCAGAACTTCTGGGCTTTGTAGGCTCTGTCCCTAGGCTGACCTGTCTCCCTTGCAGGTCTGGTGAAGGCAACACCTTGACTCTGAATACCTGGACACATAGACAGGGGGCTGGTTGTGCCTGCTTCTCTTTGAGACTGACCTTGCCTGCTTCAGTGACCTGGGCGTGAGTGTGTCCCTGATACCTGGTCATGGGTGCCCTCGGGATTGAGCCATAGTGAGTGAAGGATGCTCGAGCCTAGGGGGATCTGCAGGCCCTGAATACCTGGGGAAGGTCCCTGATTTTGCTGTAGCCCTTAGGCCACACTCACTCTGCTTGAGCTGGTCTGCACCAGCTGAACTATACTCCTGAATTCGAATTTGCTCCCTCTCTTTTGGAAAATCATTGGATACCCATTATGTGCCCAGGATTGTGTCTTTTGTCATTTACTCAGTGCTCCATGTCCCTACCACATACAGGGTCATATCATCGACTTCATCTTTAACCTAACCATAACGTAACTCTCCTTGATCTCAGTTGAGATGATGAGACTCTTCATGATTGAGGTCCCAGCCCCCTGTTAGGGTCTCTTTGAGCCTGACCTTGACCCAGGCCCATCAGAACATAGACTGGTTGTCCTTGTGCCTTATCTTGACCTCCAGTTTCAGATACTAGTGTGGGTGAACACTACTGTCTTGAAGAGTGTTCCAGGGCTTCCTGAGTTGCTTGGGAGAGTCAAGTAGGTTCGGGAAGGGATAGGCTACAAGATGTGAAACTGTTTCCCCGTAGGCCTTCTTAGCGTCTTTACTCACCTAACATGAATTGTGAGTTTGAAAAATGTACTTCTAATGTATTGTTCAAAGCTTTCCATGGCTCCCTGCTAAGGTGCCAACCATGGACCCCTCATTTGGTAGTCGCTCTCCCCTCTGGGTCACCCTGTATGGAACCAGGAAGTTCACCTCTGTTGCTAAAGACCACTGTTTCTGCTCAAGGACCTCGTTCCTCCTTATTGTTGCTTCTACCCACTGCTGGCTCCTGGGACCCTCCTTGTTCCTCCCTGACACCCTAAGGGGACCCCTGGTCCTTCTCACtcagtttttctccctttccaggTGGCAAAGACTGCATCCTGGGGGGCTGGTATGGCAGGACTATTTTCTACTCTGGGTCACACCCCGGGGGATACAGAGTCAATGGAGTCCTTTTAGGGTTAGTTGGGTGGATGGCGGTTAGATAGAATCACGTGTCATAACTGTCCCTTCTCTTAATTACTAAGCCGTTAACTCAGACATAACCAGACAGAGAATTCACATCAGAAATGTTGAATGATAAACGATAAGTTCTTTATTGAGCACAAATAGAAACCGGGAGGGTGTGTGACCTTCCTGGTCTGAGCTGATCCAGGAGTTGGCTCTCAGGGGTACATGATGAACTGGGGAAGGAGTATCTGGGTGAGGAAGGCCTCCATCCCTGACAGTCTCGGGGACCTAAGAACACTCTGCGGGGACCACACTCTTCTCCACAGTGCTCCCCTCGTGCGTGACCTGGCAGGTGAATCTGCCGCGAGATTTCCACTCGTTCGGTGACAGGCTCAGGTAGCTGCTGGCCGCGTACTTGTTGTTGCTCTGTTTGGAGGGCTTGGTGGTCTCCACGCCCTGGGTGACGGGGGTGCCGTCTGCCTTCCAGGCCACCGTCAAACCGCTGGGGTAGAAGTCACTGATGAGACACACCAGGGTGGCCTTGTTGGCACTGAGCTCCTCACTGGAGGGCGGGAAGAGCGTGACTGAGGGGGCCGACTTAGGCTGACCTGTGGGGTGAGGAGGAGCGTAAGTCAGAGATCAGGTGTCCATGGCTGAAGCTCGTACCTCAGTCCTGATACGAGGAACAGCTCTGTCATATCCATGGCTTGGGGCTCATGTGGCCCCAGCTGGCTGAGTTCAGGTCAGCCATGGGTAGGGTCACTCACCTTCTGTTGGAATGAATCTGACTGCCAGAATCTGACCCAATGTCTGGGTCCCTCATGGACTCAGACACTCTCCAGGTCACATGTCCTCCCATCCACAGAGTCCTCCACTGGGGCTTGGTAGCACTGGTTGTGAGACCAGCGTTCCCTTGTAAATCTGTGTGTCCTAGATGTTTGTGCCACTGCCATTATCCCCCAGGTTGCTTACCTGGTTCCCCAATAGCCAGTCTTCC from Felis catus isolate Fca126 chromosome D3, F.catus_Fca126_mat1.0, whole genome shotgun sequence encodes:
- the LOC123381268 gene encoding immunoglobulin lambda-1 light chain-like isoform X7, yielding MARSPLLLTLLAHCTGIWAQSGPNQPSSVSGALGQRVTISCTGVGSYVGWYQQIPGMAPKTIIYLNSNRPSGVPDRFSGSKSGSTGTLTITGLQAEDEADYYCSSWGGDILFGGGTHLTVLGLPKSAPSVTLFPPSSEELSANKATLVCLISDFYPSGLTVAWKEDGTPITKGVETTKPSRQSNNKYAASSYLSLSPSQWKSHSRYTCQVTHEGSTVEKSVVPAECP
- the LOC123381268 gene encoding immunoglobulin lambda-1 light chain-like isoform X3, encoding MAWTPLILSLLTYCTGSIASYVLTQPPSVSVSLGQTARITCGGNNIESKSVHWYQQKSGQTPVLIIYSDSNRPSGIPDRFSGTNSGNTATLTISGAQAEDEADYYCQVWDSSSALFGGGTHLTVLGLPKSAPSVTLFPPSSEELSANKATLVCLISDFYPSGLTVAWKEDGTPITKGVETTKPSRQSNNKYAASSYLSLSPSQWKSHSRYTCQVTHEGSTVEKSVVPAECP
- the LOC123381268 gene encoding immunoglobulin lambda-1 light chain-like isoform X6; the encoded protein is MARSPLLLTLLAHCTGIWAQSGPNQPSSVSGALGQRVTISCTGVGSYVGWYQQIPGMAPKTIIYLNSNRPSGVPDRFSGSKSGSTGTLTITGLQAEDEADYYCSSWGGDIALFGGGTHLTVLGLPKSAPSVTLFPPSSEELSANKATLVCLISDFYPSGLTVAWKEDGTPITKGVETTKPSRQSNNKYAASSYLSLSPSQWKSHSRYTCQVTHEGSTVEKSVVPAECP
- the LOC123381268 gene encoding immunoglobulin lambda-1 light chain-like isoform X1 yields the protein MAWTPLILSLLTYCTGSIASYVLTQPPSVSVSLGQTARITCGGNNIESKSVHWYQQKSGQTPVLIIYSDSNRPSGIPDRFSGTNSGNTATLTISGAQAEDEADYYCQVWDSSSDAALFGGGTHLTVLGLPKSAPSVTLFPPSSEELSANKATLVCLISDFYPSGLTVAWKEDGTPITKGVETTKPSRQSNNKYAASSYLSLSPSQWKSHSRYTCQVTHEGSTVEKSVVPAECP
- the LOC123381268 gene encoding immunoglobulin lambda-1 light chain-like isoform X4 yields the protein MAWSPLLLTLLAHCTGIWAQSGPNQPSSVSGALGQRVTISCTGAGSYVGWYQQIPGMAPKTIIYDNSNRPSGVPDRFSGSKSGSTGTLTITGLQAEDEADYYCSSWYSSGSAYALFGGGTHLTVLGLPKSAPSVTLFPPSSEELSANKATLVCLISDFYPSGLTVAWKEDGTPITKGVETTKPSRQSNNKYAASSYLSLSPSQWKSHSRYTCQVTHEGSTVEKSVVPAECP
- the LOC123381268 gene encoding immunoglobulin lambda-1 light chain-like isoform X2 → MAWTPLILSLLTYCTGSIASYVLTQPPSVSVSLGQTARITCGGNNIESKSVHWYQQKSGQTPVLIIYSDSNRPSGIPDRFSGTNSGNTATLTISGAQAEDEADYYCQVWDSSSDALFGGGTHLTVLGLPKSAPSVTLFPPSSEELSANKATLVCLISDFYPSGLTVAWKEDGTPITKGVETTKPSRQSNNKYAASSYLSLSPSQWKSHSRYTCQVTHEGSTVEKSVVPAECP
- the LOC123381268 gene encoding immunoglobulin lambda-1 light chain-like isoform X5 gives rise to the protein MARSPLLLTLLAHCTGIWAQSGPNQPSSVSGALGQRVTISCTGVGSYVGWYQQIPGMAPKTIIYLNSNRPSGVPDRFSGSKSGSTGTLTITGLQAEDEADYYCSSWGGDIIVFGGGTHLTVLGLPKSAPSVTLFPPSSEELSANKATLVCLISDFYPSGLTVAWKEDGTPITKGVETTKPSRQSNNKYAASSYLSLSPSQWKSHSRYTCQVTHEGSTVEKSVVPAECP